The following are encoded together in the Humulus lupulus chromosome 5, drHumLupu1.1, whole genome shotgun sequence genome:
- the LOC133834488 gene encoding uncharacterized protein LOC133834488: MGNLLFLMIIPFLLFLTTTHAKSNHYCPPSSCDNIINITSPFRLNTDPKHCGYSHYELSCENNLTVLHLKSVKYFVRSINYANHTIRIVDSNLVKTNCCSLPNNNLGELDSFKGFSSYSYLFEYDEKLTKTIVFLKCENPVVNSSDYIDTAPCNIGGSLASQYSETKTTTADLYYYYVVDGGFKVSDLAIGCRTELRTFVSNQTVVNGRTTSYVDIHNHLAYGFELSWLNSYFWVDGDHCFINYSNEMQCGPRDLPPPLMLFLDIMTYLTYGLGT; the protein is encoded by the exons ATGGGTAACCTTCTTTTTCTTATGATCATCCCCTTCTTATTGTTCCTTACAACTACCCATGCAAAATCAAATCATTATTGTCCACCTTCTTCTTGtgataatatcatcaacataactAGTCCTTTTCGACTTAACACCGATCCAAAACACTGTGGCTACTCTCATTATGAGCTTTCCTGCGAGAACAATCTTACTGTATTACACTTGAAGTCTGTCAAATACTTTGTGAGGTCAATCAATTATGCCAATCACACCATTAGAATTGTGGACTCCAATCTTGTCAAAACCAATTGCTGCTCTCTCCCAAATAACAATCTGGGAGAATTAGATTCGTTCAAAGGTTTCAGCTCTTACAGCTACTTGTTCGAATATGATGAGAAACTAACAAAGACAATAGTTTTCTTGAAATGTGAGAATCCAGTAGTGAATTCCTCTGATTATATAGACACCGCTCCTTGCAACATTGGTGGTTCTTTAGCCTCCCAATATTCTGAAACCAAAACTACTACTGCtgatctttattattattatgtggtCGATGGTGGCTTTAAGGTTTCTGATTTGGCGATTGGGTGCCGCACGGAGCTAAGGACCTTCGTATCGAATCAGACAGTGGTGAATGGGAGGACTACTTCTTATGTGGACATTCACAACCACCTTGCTTATGGCTTTGAGCTTTCATGGTTGAACTCATATTTCTGGGTCGATGGGGATCACTGCTTCATCAACTATTCCAACGAGATGCAATGTG GTCCGCGGGATTTGCCTCCACCATTAA TGCTTTTCTTGGACATAATGACCTATTTAACATATGGGCTTGGTACGTAA
- the LOC133834487 gene encoding rust resistance kinase Lr10-like has protein sequence MYNSIEEFLHTQNNLTPIRYSFRDIKKMTQNFKNKLGEGGYGSVFKGKLRSGRIVAVKILSNSKGNGQDFINEIATIGRIHHVNVVHLIGFCVHSSKHALVYDFMANGSLEKYIFSQEGVISLSCKQIFEISLGVARGIEYIHQGCYMQILHFDIKPHNILLDENFIPKVSDFGLARLCPLEKNNMSLTAARGTLGYIAPELFYKNIGGISNKADVYSYGMLLMEMAGKRKNIDAVAENTCQIYFPSWAHDQLSQGKNVDVTTIDTDGENSKIIKKMIIVALWCIQLKPSDRPTMNKVIKLLEGEVECLQMPPKPSLCELEKPIEHVQETLYSVQSTIPSLTLPR, from the coding sequence ATGTATAATTCTATTGAGGAGTTTCTTCATACACAGAATAATCTCACACCTATAAGATACTCATTCAGAGATATAAAAAAGATGACCCAAAATTTCAAGAACAAATTAGGTGAAGGAGGTTATGGTTCTGTATTCAAAGGAAAACTTCGTAGTGGTCGTATTGTTGCAGTTAAGATATTGAGTAATTCCAAAGGAAATGGGCAGGACTTCATCAATGAAATTGCTACAATTGGAAGAATTCATCATGTTAATGTTGTTCATTTGATAGGCTTTTGTGTCCACTCCTCAAAGCATGCTCTTGTGTATGATTTCATGGCTAATGGATCTttggaaaaatatatattttctcaagAAGGAGTTATCTCCTTAAGTTGCAAGCAAATTTTTGAAATTTCACTTGGTGTGGCACGTGGAATTGAGTACATACACCAAGGATGTTACATGCAAATTTTACACTTTGATATTAAACCCCACAACATTCTTTTGGATGAAAATTTTATTCCAAAAGTTTCTGATTTTGGGTTAGCAAGATTGTGCCcattagaaaaaaataatatgtcCCTAACTGCAGCAAGAGGAACCTTAGGATATATAGCACCAGAgctattttacaaaaatattggAGGAATTTCTAATAAAGCTGATGTGTATAGTTATGGAATGTTATTGATGGAAATGGCaggtaaaagaaaaaatatagacGCAGTTGCAGAAAATACTTGCCAGATTTACTTTCCTTCATGGGCACATGATCAATTAAGTCAAGGAAAAAATGTAGACGTGACAACAATAGATACAGATGgggaaaattcaaaaattataaagaaGATGATTATAGTAGCATTATGGTGTATACAACTAAAGCCAAGTGATCGCCCTACAATGAACAAAGTCATAAAATTGCTTGAAGGAGAAGTTGAATGTCTACAAATGCCTCCTAAGCCTTCCCTATGTGAACTAGAGAAGCCGATTGAGCATGTTCAAGAAACATTGTATTCGGTTCAGTCAACAATACCATCATTAACACTCCCAAGATAA